In Ostrea edulis chromosome 4, xbOstEdul1.1, whole genome shotgun sequence, a single window of DNA contains:
- the LOC125672932 gene encoding FMRFamide receptor-like — protein sequence MSALRDYLASHDVSFSIGNLSSNSTNFIPIIMDPLVLDKILFRIELWQVSHGYILFPLCLFGIIGNILSFTILTRKAVRSTTIALYLRCLAVADIFVLLTAIFRYRSYKLFFDDEGEKWSIYHFDPYIQVYVEPIHWMALGVSSFTTLALSMERYLAVRFPIRIKQACTLRVVRAVIIGIITMVFIISIPNYFAYTVGKFLRDNKSYVAVAMLTTMGKKTLYHCVYHSYLIPILWYILPWLMLAVFSMLLSKNVRKSSQIRVDVPTMYNPNRNLNLLIIMIVVLFLICNFPNCIIVFYNLVHHTMDNDICTHETQGLLSKTTKLYDTLEVIGEILNVFNSCINFIIYCVVGTKFRKELKRFILCEKCKQKRTNRVVPSLSNNHQLRDTTTEISNGR from the coding sequence ATGTCTGCACTGAGAGACTATTTGGCATCTCATGATGTGTCTTTCTCAATCGGAAATCTTTCGAGTAACTCCACAAACTTTATTCCAATCATCATGGACCCTTTGGTTCTGGACAAAATACTTTTCCGCATCGAGCTTTGGCAGGTTTCCCATGGATATATACTATTTCCACTCTGTTTGTTTGGAATCATTGGAAACATTTTGTCCTTTACAATCCTGACCAGAAAAGCTGTGAGGTCTACAACCATTGCTTTGTACCTACGCTGCCTGGCAGTTGCAGACATCTTTGTACTCCTAACAGCCATTTTTCGCTACAGAAGTTATAAATTGTTTTTCGATGATGAGGGTGAAAAGTGGTCCATTTATCATTTTGATCCTTACATACAAGTCTATGTGGAGCCTATTCATTGGATGGCCTTGGGAGTTTCAAGCTTCACCACACTGGCCTTGTCTATGGAGAGATACCTAGCAGTTAGATTTCCCATCCGAATCAAGCAAGCCTGCACTTTACGTGTTGTAAGAGCAGTCATCATAGGCATAATAACCATGGTCTTCATCATAAGTATACCAAACTACTTTGCATACACAGTTGGCAAGTTCTTGAGAGACAACAAATCCTATGTCGCTGTGGCCATGTTAACCACCATGGGCAAGAAGACTTTGTACCACTGTGTGTACCATAGCTATCTTATTCCCATCCTATGGTACATCTTGCCATGGCTCATGCTGGCTGTTTTTAGCATGCTACTTTCCAAAAATGTTCGCAAATCCAGTCAAATTCGGGTCGACGTTCCAACAATGTACAACCCCAACAGAAATCTGAACCTCCTCATCATCATGATTGTGGTTCTATTTCTCATCTGTAATTTTCCTAATTGTATCATAGTCTTCTATAACCTGGTGCATCATACCATGGACAACGACATTTGCACACATGAAACCCAGGGGCTACTTTCAAAGACAACAAAGCTTTATGACACACTAGAAGTCATTGGGGAAATACTAAACGTTTTCAACAGCTGCATTAACTTTATCATTTACTGTGTGGTAGGTACAAAGTTTCGTAAGGAATTGAAGAGATTTATTCTTTGTGAAAAATGTAAGCAGAAACGAACCAATCGTGTTGTACCCAGTTTGTCTAACAACCATCAACTAAGAGACACAACCACTGAGATCTCTAATGGAAGGTAG